Proteins encoded within one genomic window of Mycolicibacterium monacense:
- the arr gene encoding NAD(+)--rifampin ADP-ribosyltransferase, whose product MTKPFEIHESGAYLHGTKADLEVGDRLVPGRPSNFEDGRVSNHVYVTQTLDAAVWGAELAAGEGRGRIYIVEPEGALEDDPNVTDKKFPGNPTRSYRTREPVRVVGELTDWVGHAPEQLQAMQDTLADLRRKGLAVIYD is encoded by the coding sequence GTGACCAAACCTTTCGAGATCCACGAGTCGGGCGCCTACTTGCACGGCACCAAGGCCGACCTCGAGGTGGGTGACCGGTTGGTGCCGGGGCGGCCGTCGAACTTCGAGGACGGCCGCGTCTCGAATCACGTCTACGTGACACAGACGCTGGATGCCGCCGTGTGGGGAGCCGAGTTGGCCGCGGGCGAGGGCCGGGGCCGCATCTACATCGTCGAACCCGAAGGCGCACTGGAGGACGACCCGAACGTGACCGACAAGAAGTTCCCCGGCAACCCGACCCGCTCCTACCGCACCCGTGAGCCGGTGCGGGTGGTCGGCGAACTCACGGACTGGGTGGGGCACGCACCCGAACAGCTCCAAGCCATGCAGGACACCCTCGCGGACCTCCGCCGGAAGGGACTCGCCGTCATCTACGACTGA
- a CDS encoding nitroreductase family deazaflavin-dependent oxidoreductase produces the protein MTRPDPASLNDFNQAIIDEFRNNDGVVGGPFEGATLLLLHTVGAKTGKARLSPLAYLTVDGRMLIVGSYAGAPKDPAWVHNLRALPKAHVEVGTEAYDVEVRELPREERDELYAKIVEMAPTFAEYQANTDRVIPLFELTRV, from the coding sequence ATGACCCGACCCGACCCCGCTTCACTCAACGACTTCAACCAGGCCATCATCGACGAGTTCCGCAACAACGACGGCGTCGTCGGCGGGCCCTTCGAGGGCGCCACACTGCTGTTGCTCCACACCGTCGGCGCCAAGACCGGTAAGGCGCGGTTGTCACCGCTGGCCTATCTCACCGTCGACGGCAGGATGCTGATCGTCGGCTCCTACGCCGGGGCGCCGAAGGATCCGGCGTGGGTGCACAACCTGCGCGCGCTGCCGAAAGCACACGTCGAGGTCGGCACCGAGGCCTACGACGTCGAGGTGCGCGAGTTGCCGCGCGAGGAGCGCGATGAGCTCTACGCCAAGATCGTCGAGATGGCGCCCACGTTCGCCGAGTATCAGGCGAACACCGACCGCGTGATCCCGCTGTTCGAACTCACCCGGGTCTGA